A single region of the Gammaproteobacteria bacterium genome encodes:
- a CDS encoding cytochrome c1 yields the protein MSRIIRNLLVCALALSANLPIAAYAATEGGHTESIEIDLENKSVLQRGAKYFVNYCQSCHSATYMRYSRLAEDLEIDPKLVEQNLIFGDLEIGDTMTTAMPEQDAAAWFGNAPPDLTLVARSHGVDWLYSYLKNFYLDPARPQGVNNLTYPDVAMPHVLGALQGWQKPVFEKSKDANGERVISHLELVQPGILTPAEYDRLVRELVTFLAYVGEPALMSRAQIGTWVILFLGVLLVLSYLLKKEYWKDVH from the coding sequence ATGAGCCGGATCATCAGGAATCTGTTGGTCTGCGCGCTGGCGCTGTCCGCCAACCTGCCGATAGCGGCTTACGCCGCCACCGAAGGCGGCCACACCGAGTCGATCGAGATCGACCTGGAAAACAAGAGCGTGCTGCAGCGTGGCGCCAAGTACTTCGTCAACTATTGCCAAAGCTGTCACTCGGCCACGTATATGCGCTACAGCCGGCTGGCCGAGGATCTGGAGATAGATCCGAAGCTGGTGGAACAGAACCTGATCTTCGGCGATCTGGAGATCGGCGACACCATGACCACCGCGATGCCCGAGCAGGACGCCGCGGCCTGGTTCGGCAACGCGCCGCCCGATCTGACCCTGGTCGCGCGTTCTCATGGCGTAGACTGGCTGTACAGTTACCTCAAGAATTTTTATCTTGACCCCGCGCGGCCTCAGGGTGTGAACAATCTGACGTATCCGGATGTCGCCATGCCGCACGTGCTGGGCGCGCTGCAGGGCTGGCAGAAACCCGTTTTCGAAAAATCTAAAGACGCAAACGGCGAGCGGGTGATCAGTCATCTGGAGCTGGTGCAACCGGGTATCCTTACGCCCGCGGAATACGACCGGCTGGTGCGTGAACTGGTAACCTTCCTCGCCTATGTAGGCGAACCCGCGCTGATGTCGCGCGCGCAAATCGGCACCTGGGTGATCCTGTTTCTGGGCGTGCTGCTCGTGCTGTCGTACCTTCTGAAAAAGGAATACTGGAAAGATGTCCATTGA
- a CDS encoding cytochrome b N-terminal domain-containing protein: protein MAKSSFMQWIDARLPVTENWEKHVAKYYAPANFNFWYYFGSFALLVLVIQFVSGIFLTMHYKPDAAQAFGSVEHIMRDVNWGWLIRYMHSTGASAFFVVVYLHMFRGLMYGSFKQPRELIWLIGMFIYLTLMAEAFFGYLLPWGQMSFWGAQVIVNLFSTVPIIGQDLALWIRGDFNVSDATLNRFFALHVALMPMVLIGLVVAHIAALHQVGSNNPEGIELKKDKANTDIQPPGSVPFHPYYTVKDTFGAVAFLILFCAVMFFAPEMGGYLLEHDNFIPADSLTTPEHIAPLWYFTPYYSILRAVPNPFIGVSAMGAAVVILCFLPWIDRNPVKSVRYRSPLHKLSLALFVAAFLALGYLGMQPVSTLSTEISARLANVYFLFFAVLWIHSRPRGAVVSIVWFIALLGAITLFDYMYRYSPENLNLMATSWLIPLAYLAVMLLLPLVTSLGRDKPVPAQLKVRGAEA from the coding sequence ATGGCCAAAAGCAGCTTCATGCAATGGATAGACGCGCGCCTGCCGGTTACCGAGAACTGGGAGAAGCACGTCGCGAAGTACTACGCGCCCGCCAACTTCAATTTCTGGTACTACTTCGGCTCGTTTGCACTGCTGGTGCTGGTGATTCAGTTCGTCAGCGGCATTTTCCTGACCATGCATTACAAGCCCGACGCGGCGCAGGCCTTCGGGTCGGTCGAGCACATCATGCGCGACGTCAACTGGGGCTGGCTGATCCGCTACATGCACTCCACGGGCGCCTCGGCGTTTTTCGTGGTGGTTTACCTGCACATGTTCCGCGGCCTCATGTACGGCTCGTTCAAGCAGCCGCGCGAATTGATCTGGCTGATCGGCATGTTCATTTATCTGACCCTGATGGCGGAGGCGTTTTTCGGCTATCTGCTGCCGTGGGGCCAGATGTCGTTCTGGGGCGCACAAGTGATCGTCAACCTGTTCAGCACGGTGCCCATCATCGGCCAGGACCTGGCATTGTGGATTCGCGGCGACTTCAACGTCTCCGACGCCACCCTGAACCGCTTTTTCGCGCTGCACGTGGCGCTGATGCCGATGGTGCTGATCGGGCTGGTGGTCGCGCACATCGCGGCCCTGCACCAGGTGGGCTCCAACAACCCCGAGGGTATCGAACTCAAGAAGGACAAGGCCAACACGGACATACAGCCTCCCGGCAGCGTGCCATTCCACCCGTACTACACGGTCAAGGACACGTTCGGGGCGGTGGCGTTTCTGATCCTGTTCTGCGCTGTGATGTTTTTTGCGCCGGAGATGGGTGGCTATTTGCTGGAACACGACAACTTCATCCCCGCCGATTCACTGACCACACCCGAACACATCGCGCCGCTATGGTATTTCACGCCGTATTATTCGATTCTGCGCGCGGTGCCGAATCCGTTTATCGGCGTCTCGGCAATGGGGGCTGCGGTAGTGATCCTGTGTTTCCTGCCCTGGATCGATCGTAATCCGGTCAAGTCCGTGCGCTATCGCAGCCCGCTGCACAAGCTGAGCCTGGCTCTGTTCGTGGCGGCCTTCCTGGCTCTGGGCTATCTAGGCATGCAGCCCGTATCGACCCTTTCCACCGAAATTTCGGCGCGCCTGGCCAACGTCTATTTTCTGTTCTTCGCCGTGCTGTGGATACACAGCCGCCCGCGCGGCGCGGTAGTCAGCATAGTCTGGTTCATCGCGTTGTTGGGCGCGATCACGCTGTTCGATTACATGTATCGATACTCGCCGGAAAATCTGAATCTGATGGCGACAAGCTGGCTGATCCCGCTGGCGTATCTGGCCGTGATGTTGCTGCTGCCGCTGGTCACGTCGCTGGGCCGGGACAAGCCTGTACCGGCCCAGCTGAAAGTACGGGGCGCCGAAGCATGA
- the petA gene encoding ubiquinol-cytochrome c reductase iron-sulfur subunit — MPDDGVNPKRRRFLTAATGVVGGAGLAAAAWPFVASMQPSARAQAAGAPVEVNIGKIEPGQLIRHEWRGKPVWIIRRTQKMLDSLNKVASQLRDPESKVATQQPEFAQNKYRSIKPEYLVLVGICTHLGCSPTFMPKPGAGGMGGDWQGGFFCPCHGSRFDLAGRVFRNVPAPTNLEVPPYKYLSDTRILVGASVDADNGGEAA; from the coding sequence ATGCCTGACGATGGCGTGAACCCCAAACGACGCCGATTTCTGACCGCCGCGACCGGTGTTGTCGGCGGCGCGGGCCTGGCGGCCGCCGCATGGCCGTTTGTGGCCTCGATGCAGCCCAGCGCGCGCGCGCAGGCGGCGGGTGCGCCGGTCGAGGTCAACATCGGCAAGATCGAGCCCGGCCAACTTATCCGTCATGAGTGGCGCGGCAAGCCCGTGTGGATCATCCGACGCACGCAGAAAATGCTGGACAGCCTCAACAAGGTCGCCTCGCAGTTGCGCGATCCGGAGTCTAAAGTCGCCACGCAGCAACCCGAGTTCGCGCAGAACAAATACCGCTCAATCAAGCCCGAGTATCTGGTGCTGGTCGGCATCTGCACGCATCTGGGCTGCTCGCCCACGTTCATGCCGAAGCCCGGCGCGGGCGGCATGGGCGGCGACTGGCAGGGCGGCTTCTTCTGCCCCTGTCATGGTTCGCGCTTCGATCTGGCCGGTCGCGTGTTCAGAAACGTACCCGCGCCCACCAATCTTGAGGTGCCGCCGTACAAGTATTTGAGCGACACGCGGATTCTGGTGGGGGCGTCCGTGGACGCCGATAACGGCGGCGAGGCCGCGTAA
- a CDS encoding Nif3-like dinuclear metal center hexameric protein, protein MTTLKELVSYTDRLLDIEAFRDYCPNGLQVEGGGEVERLVSGVTASRRLIEAAIERGAQALLVHHGFFWRGENPCVTGIRRERLRRLLGADMSLLAYHLPLDAHPDLGNNAQLGRLLGLTIEGALDPHTLPTIGLLGRFNEPTSVDALRRRLCAVLDREPLHIAGGPANIETVGWCTGAGQGFIEQATVLGLDAYISGEISEQTVHIAREAGIHYFAAGHHATERCGPRALGDHLAQQFGLRHEFIDIDNPA, encoded by the coding sequence GTGACCACCCTCAAAGAACTCGTGAGTTATACCGATCGGTTGCTCGACATCGAAGCATTCAGGGATTACTGCCCCAACGGCCTGCAAGTCGAAGGCGGCGGGGAGGTCGAGCGTCTGGTCAGCGGCGTGACCGCGAGCCGACGGCTTATAGAGGCCGCCATCGAGCGCGGCGCGCAGGCGCTACTGGTGCATCACGGTTTCTTCTGGCGCGGCGAAAACCCGTGCGTTACGGGCATCAGGCGCGAACGCCTGCGGCGGCTGCTTGGCGCTGATATGAGTCTGCTCGCCTATCACCTGCCGCTGGACGCGCATCCCGACCTCGGCAACAACGCGCAGCTTGGGCGGCTGCTGGGGCTGACCATCGAGGGTGCGCTCGATCCGCATACGCTGCCCACGATCGGGCTGCTGGGCCGTTTCAACGAACCGACCAGCGTGGATGCGCTGCGCCGCCGCCTGTGCGCCGTGCTGGATCGCGAGCCGCTGCACATCGCGGGAGGCCCCGCCAACATAGAGACGGTCGGCTGGTGCACCGGCGCCGGGCAGGGATTCATCGAGCAGGCAACGGTTCTCGGGTTAGACGCCTACATCAGCGGCGAGATCTCCGAACAGACCGTGCACATCGCGCGCGAGGCCGGCATTCATTATTTCGCCGCGGGCCACCACGCCACCGAACGCTGTGGGCCCAGGGCGCTGGGCGACCATCTGGCGCAGCAGTTCGGGCTGCGGCACGAATTTATCGATATCGACAATCCGGCATGA
- the hisD gene encoding histidinol dehydrogenase, whose translation MPDISRLDTAQADFKVRFNALLSAGPGAEREVWDRVRAIVDDVRARGDAALLEYTRRFDQYEVTHAQNLEIPQARLQDALDALPSAQRRALETAAKRLTAYAEHQKLAPFEYTEEDGTRLGQHVTPLDRVGLYVPGGKAAYPSTLLMNAIPARVAGVGELIMTVPTPNGVVNDVVLAVAAFMRVDRAFTVGGAQAVAALAYGTETIPAVDKIVGPGNTYVATAKRLVFGTVGIDMIAGPTEIMVVCDGQVDPDWIAMDLFSQAEHEEFAGAVLLCPHSDYLEKVARAMDKLLPTMPRADIIRAALRNRGALVLVRDLNEAAEWVNFAAPEHLELAVADPATLAQKIRHAGAIFLGAHSPEALGDYCAGPNHVLPTGRTARFSSPLGVYDFQKRSSMIHCSPRGAATLAPTAAILAREEGLVAHAKSAEYRTDSTRLKRRY comes from the coding sequence CTTCTGTCAGCCGGTCCGGGCGCCGAGCGCGAGGTGTGGGATCGGGTCAGGGCGATCGTGGACGATGTACGCGCCCGTGGCGACGCTGCGTTGCTTGAATATACCCGCCGCTTCGATCAGTACGAGGTCACCCACGCGCAGAATCTGGAGATCCCGCAGGCGCGTCTGCAAGACGCGCTGGACGCGCTGCCCTCCGCGCAGCGTCGGGCGCTGGAAACCGCCGCCAAGCGCCTGACGGCCTACGCTGAACACCAGAAGCTCGCGCCTTTCGAATACACCGAAGAGGACGGCACGCGGCTGGGCCAGCACGTCACTCCGCTGGATCGGGTGGGGCTTTACGTGCCGGGGGGCAAGGCGGCGTATCCCTCCACTCTGCTGATGAACGCGATCCCGGCTAGAGTCGCCGGCGTGGGTGAACTGATCATGACCGTGCCGACGCCCAACGGCGTGGTGAATGACGTGGTGCTGGCCGTAGCAGCCTTCATGCGGGTGGATCGCGCATTCACGGTGGGCGGTGCGCAAGCCGTCGCCGCGCTCGCTTACGGTACCGAAACAATCCCCGCTGTCGACAAGATCGTCGGCCCCGGCAACACGTATGTCGCCACTGCCAAACGGCTGGTGTTCGGCACGGTGGGCATCGACATGATCGCGGGACCGACCGAGATCATGGTGGTGTGCGATGGACAGGTCGATCCCGACTGGATCGCGATGGACCTGTTCTCGCAGGCCGAACACGAGGAATTCGCCGGCGCCGTGCTGCTGTGCCCGCACAGTGATTATCTGGAGAAGGTCGCTCGGGCCATGGATAAATTACTGCCGACCATGCCGCGCGCCGACATCATTCGCGCCGCGCTGCGCAATCGCGGCGCGCTGGTTCTGGTGCGCGATCTGAATGAGGCCGCGGAGTGGGTCAACTTCGCGGCGCCCGAGCACCTGGAACTGGCGGTCGCCGACCCGGCAACGCTGGCGCAAAAGATCCGCCATGCCGGCGCGATATTCTTGGGCGCTCACAGCCCCGAGGCGCTGGGCGACTACTGCGCGGGCCCCAACCACGTGCTCCCCACCGGTCGCACGGCGCGCTTCTCGTCGCCGCTTGGCGTGTACGACTTCCAGAAGCGCAGCAGCATGATTCACTGTTCACCGCGCGGCGCGGCGACCCTGGCGCCCACTGCCGCGATCCTGGCGCGTGAGGAAGGGCTGGTCGCGCATGCAAAGTCGGCTGAATACCGCACTGATTCGACGCGCCTTAAGCGCCGCTACTGA